A region of the Candidatus Methylomirabilis oxygeniifera genome:
ACACGATCTTAGTGGCCTGCCCTTCTCGCTGGAGGCGTGCGCCCTCAGCGAACCGACTCAGGTCGAAGCGATGGCTGATAAGGGGGGCGGTCCGGATCCGTCTGGAGGCCAGGAGTCGAATCGCTTCTTTCAGTTCCACCGGCGTAGACGAATAGGTTGCCGTAAGAGACAGCTCCCGTCGGTAAAAGATACCAAGATCGATCGTCATGCGTCCGGCCTCACCGGCATCGGCAAACAGGTTGATCGTTCCGCCGGCTCGTAGGGCGCCCAGCGCCGCTTCCACCATCGACGCGTTGACCGCAGTCAGAATAGCCCCATCGATCCCGTCCTCTTCAGTGACCGAGCGAAGCGCGCTTCGCGGATCCGCGCCGGCCACATTCAGGGTCGTCTCAATGTCGAGCGTTCGAGCCAATTCCAGGCGCTCCTCGCGAATATCCACACAGATCGGCCTCGCGCCGAATACGGCAACGGCCTGCGCGACCAGCAACCCCATACCTCCCGCGCCGACCACCACGATCTGATCTCCAGCCTGCACATCGGATCGCTTCACCGCCCGCAATGCGCAGGCCAACGGCTCCATAAAGATGCCGACGTCGTCCGGGAGTCTCTCAGGAAGCGCAAAAGCCGTCTGCGCGACATGCAGGGCTGGAATTCGGACATACTCGGCGAAACCGCCCGGATCGATGTTGGTCGCTTTGAACTGGGGGCACATCGAGTCGTTGCCGTGGCGACAGTAACGGCACCGGCCACACGGAACATGGTGCGCAATGGCCAGACGATCACCGAGGGCAAATCGCTGCATCCCCTCGCCAACCGCCTTGACCACCCCTACCAGCTCGTGGCCCAGCGGAACAGGCGGCTTCAACGGCGTCCCACCAAAGATCTTCCCCAAGTCGGAACCGCACAGGCCGCATGCCCGCATCTCCAGCAGCAGTTCCCCCGGTCCGACGGATGGAATCGGCAGCTCCGTCAGCTCAACGACCCCGGTTTCCAGCAGACGAATCGCTTTCATCCGATCGCTACTGCGCTGCTTCGGCGCCGACGCATTGTTCACAGGGGCAGTTCACCCGTAGAGATTCATACGTATAGATGCCGGTGTCGTGCCCATCGCTCCAGGTAAAGTTCAGCGCGTACCAACCCACAGGGCGATAGCTGGTAATCTGCACCTCGCCAGGCTTCAGGACCGGACCGCTGAGAACCAGGAGCTCTCTACTGTTGAGCCTCTTGCTCCTCGCATCACTGCAAGAGGCGCATGGGCAGTCGCGCCGAAGATCATCGAACCGGTATACGCTGCGATGTTCGTCGCGCCATGTAATGATCAGGCTCCGCTCCTGCCGGTCAACGATCACCTCGGCCGGATCAGACGATCGCGTCTGTATCATCGCTCGTCCACTAGCCCTGAACTCTATCTATACCGCCGGGAAATACACGCTGTTGTCTGACTACTCGACCTCGAGAGATCGCCCGGAGGAGCAACTGCCCCTCATCGGTCCCCTGTTCGAGGTGAGGGATCAGGTCTCCATAGCGGATCACCATCTCTCCTATCCTCACGAACACCTGATTTTGGTCGATCTTGTACCGCTCAATCCACCGCTTCACCTCAGCGATAGCCTCCTCCTTCGTCAATAGCGGGGGCTCACTCTCCTCAGTATTGGTCGGGATTGGCTCGCTATCCTTACGCTCCGACTCGTCAGCCACAACTTTCACCCCACTTTCGCCGACAGGCATCCACCGTATTCTTTAAGAGCATGGCGACCGTCATCGGGCCGACGCCGCCCGGCACGGGCGTGATCAGCGAGGCCTTTTCCGCGACCTCCGGAAAGTCCACATCCCCCACCACCCTGCCGTCCGTCAGGCGATTCACACCGACATCGATCACCACGGCTCCATCTTTCACCATCGAGCCGGTCACTAAACCCGGTTTCCCTGCCGCCACAACCAGGATGTCGGCCTGTCTGGTATGAGCGGCAAGATCGCGGGTCTTAATGTGGCAGATGGTGACGGTCGCGTGGTGTTGCAGCAGCAGAAACGCCGTCGGTTTGCCGACCACCACACTCCAGCCGACAATGACGGCATGCTTCCCCTCGATACCCACATTCGATCGATTCAGCAGTTCAAGAATACCAAGCGGCGTAGACGCCACAAAGAGGGGTTTCCCGACGAGCAATCCGCCGAGGTTCGCGGGGTGAAATCCGTCCACATCCTTTTCCGGGAGGATCGTTTCCAGGACTCGCTTTTCGCTGATGTGGGCCGGAAGCGGAAGCTGGACGAGAATAGCGTGCACGGTAGGGTCGCTGTTCAGGCGCGTGATTTCCTGAAGAAGCCACGCTTCCGGAAGATCGGCCGGCAGATCGATGCGCACCGAGGTAATCCCGACTTCCTTACACGCTCTGGCCTTATTCTGCACGTAGGTTGCCGAAGCCGGGTCATTCCCGACCAGGATCGCCGCCAGGCAGGGCACCACTCCGGTCTGCGCAGCCATTGCCGCGATGTCGAGTCGGACTTCCCGCCGAATCTCCGCCGCAATAGCCTTGCCGTCGATGAGTCGTGCGGACATGCGACCGCCTCAGGGCTCCCGTTGAATCCGAAGGATTGAGGTGGAGCGACCTGTCCGTTCGTCGATCTCCACCACGACTCCGCACAATCGAGGCGCCCCGGTAGCGGGTCGGTACTGCTTCGGAAGACCGGAGAGAAACTTCGCGATCGGCGCCTCAATACCCATCCCGATGACCGAGTCGTGCCCACCCGTCATCCCGACATCAGTGAGAAGCGCCGTCCCTCCTGGAAGGATCCGCTCATCAGCGGTCTGGACATGCGTGTGAGAGCCGATCATCGCCGATACCCGCCCGTCGACGTACCAGGCAAAGGCCTGTTTCTCCGCCGTCGCCTCGCCATGAAAATCGACGAAGATCAGCGTGGTCTCTCGACGCAGCCGGCCTATCTCACGGTCACCTACTCGGAACGGACAATCAAGCGCAGGCATAAATGCCCGCCCCTGCAGATTGAGCACGCCGACGAGACAGCCGCCTTTGTCCACCACCAGGCTTCCCCTGCCCGGCGCCGGATCGGGGTAGTTGGCCGGTCGCAGGAGCCGCTCCTCCTTTGCGATATACTCCTCGACCTCCTTCTTATCCCAGACGTGGTTCCCTGAGGTCAGGAGATCGACGCCAAGCACAAACAGCTCTTGCGCCATTGCGCCGGTGACACCGAAGCCACCGGCCAGGTTTTCGCCGTTCGCAATGACGAGGTCGATCTTCTGCTCCTCGGTCAGGCGCGGCAATACGGACGCCACAATCTCACGACCGGGCTTGCCGATAATGTCACCAATGAAGAGTATCCGCATGGCTTAGTATTTCGGGTTTCGCGATGAACTACCCCGCAGCAAGCTGCAGGGTATCGTCTTCTGTTCTGGCCCGTCATTCCGTACTTGATACGGAATCCAGTCGGACCCTCTGGATACCGGCTTCCGCCGGTATGACGAACTCGCGGCAAGCCGCGGGGAATGAACCCCCCCCGTGGATTCAACACTGACCGAATCGAAGCTTCGGCTCGACACTCTGAACTCGAAACATTGCTATTTCGCGTACTCCACGGCCCTGGTCTCGCGGATCACGGTCACCTTGATATGACCGGGGTACTGTAGCTCCTCTTCAATTCGCTTTGCGATATCCCGCGCAAGCTGATATGCCTGTACATCCGATACCTCACCGCTTTCAACAATGATACGCACCTCACGTCCGGCTTGAACCGCATAGGTCTTGCTCACGCCGGCAAAGGAGTTCGCGATCTTCTCCAAGCCTTCCAGCCGTTTGACGTAGCTTTCCAACAGTTCACGTCTGGCCCCGGGCCTGGCCGCCGAAAGCGTATCGGCAATCTGAAGCACGACGGCCTCCAGACAGGTGATCTCTACGTCCTCATGATGGGCGGCAATCGCGTTCACCACCCTCGCGTGCTCGCCGTACTTCTTGGCCAACTCAGCAGAAATGGAGACATGAGTTCCTTCCATGTTGACGTCGGCCGACTTCCCGATATCGTGGAGTAAACCAGCCCGCTTGGCAATCCTGACATCGAGGCCCAACTCAGCCGCCATGACGCCGGCCAGTTGTGCGACCTCTATCGTATGCTGAAGCTGATTCTGCGAATAGCTGGTCCGGTACTTGAGTCGCCCGACCAGGCGCACCAATTCGGGGTGGAGGTTGCTGATCCCCACCTCGAAGGTCGTTCGTTCACCGGTTTTCCTGATGTCGTCATCGATCTCGCCCTTCACCTTCTCCACTATTTCTTCGATGCGCGCCGGATGAATCCTCCCATCCGTGATAAGGCGTTGCAGTGACTCCTTGGCGATCGCTCGCCGGATCGGATCGAAGCCGGACAGGATCACTGCCTCGGGGGTATCATCTACGATCACATCAATCCCCGTTGCTCGCTCAAAAGCCCGGATGTTGCGTCCCTCCCGACCGATGATCCGGCCCTTCATCTCATCGTTCGGCAGATCCACCACAGAGACCGTTGACTCCATGATGAACTCCGACGCGCACTTATCGACGGCAATAGTCAGGATCTCTTTCGCCTTCGCGTCTGCCGTCGCCCGCGCCTCATCCTCAAGCCGTTTGAATAAGGCAATCGACTCGATTCTCGCGTCCTGTTCCAGATTCTGGAGCAGAATCTTCCTGGCCTCTTCGGCGGTGAGTCCCGAGATACGCTCCAGTTGTCGCTGCGCATCATCCATCAACTGAGCGCACCGGGTCTCTTTCTCGGCGGCAGCCTGCTCCCTGTTGCCGAGATCTCTGGCCTGTGAATCCAGTTCACGGTCCCGTCGTTCCAACTGCTCCAGCCTTCGTTCGAGGACCTCTTCCTTCTGGTTCAACTGGCGCTGCGCGCTGTCGATCTCCTGGCGACGACTCTTGGTTTCCCGCTCCAGGTCGGCCTTTGCTTGAATAGCAAGTTCCTTGGCCTCAAGCTCAGCCCCGCGAACCTTCGTTTCCGCCTCTTTCTCGGCCTCGGTCAGGATGCGCTTAGCCAAGGTCTCTGCTTCGGCGACCTTACTTTCAACGACCTGTTTTCTAAGCAGGTATCCGACGATAACACTTGCAACCGCCACGACCAGAACGATCGCTAGCTGATCAAGTCCAATTGCCAACGGAGGTCCACCTCCTTCCACGCTTCTTATGCCAACGCCATTCAATATATGGCTGGAAATACAACAAGAGGATCGCTATGTAAAATTAGATAACGCCTTCGGATCGAGGCGAGAGGGGTACGAAAGGTGAGCGGCCCTGATAACGGGTGAGTACGCGATAGGGGAGGAAGGGAGAACCCCCTGCCTTTGTGCCGTTTGAGGGGTGAGGTTTGAACCTGGCTAACCAGGTGGCTGCCCGGGCAACGCTTCAGGCTCTCCCCACCTAAGTGGGGCTATGCACACCACGCTGCGAAGAGGGCCCCCGTTGTTTTCTGTTGGTTCAAAAAACGCACCCTCATCACGAACACGGCAGGGGGTCTCGCTGATTTCATGCTGCGTACAATGATACACCGCAGCCCTCTTGCTCCACCTATGCTCCACTGGCTTCGGATTTCTGATCAACGCCCTGAGGACCGCTCACTCCCTCTTCGAGGGCGGTTCTCAACAGCTCTGACAGTGTACCCAACTTCACCGCGATCAATCTCTCGGACCGCTCTCGCTCCGTCTCTGCCTTAAAAAGCTCATCCGCAATATCGAGTGAGGCCAACACGATCGCCTTGGTGGGTGGGAGCGACTGGAATCTCTTGACAACTCCATCCAGTTTCGCGTCGACATACGCCGCAACCTCTCGGACATACGAGGGATCTTCTGCAGCACGGATCGTGTACTGCTCCCCTCGAATGACGACGCTCACCAGTTGCTCCATACGATTCTCACGCCCCGGATTCAACGGAGGTCTCAATCCGAGCGATCTCCTCCAGCAAGCGATCTACCTTCAGTCGAATCTCCTCACGTTCCTCCTGCATGTGAACGAGCTGCTCCTGATCCTTCTTACGTGCGGCCTCGAGCGCCCCCACCTGCTCTGCTTGCGCCCTGACCACAGCCTGCAGCTCGTCTACCTGCCGCTCCAGAACCACCTTCTCTCCTTTGAGCTTCGTCGCGAGCGTAACCGCTAACCTTACTCGACCTTCCAGTTCCTCCAGTTTTTCAGCAAGCATCGTCCGGCCCCGATCGGAAAAATCCTCCAGCATGCAGTCTCCATGATGGTAGCCCATACCCGGCTGAGAGCCTACCAAAGCCATGCACCCTTGTAAAGTGAAAACTATCCCCGAAGCCTCGCCCCGGTCATCTGCTGTAACTGCTGAATAATGCCGGATTCGACTTGCCCTACTTCAGCAT
Encoded here:
- a CDS encoding protein of unknown function (Evidence 5 : No homology to any previously reported sequences), translated to MEQLVSVVIRGEQYTIRAAEDPSYVREVAAYVDAKLDGVVKRFQSLPPTKAIVLASLDIADELFKAETERERSERLIAVKLGTLSELLRTALEEGVSGPQGVDQKSEASGA
- a CDS encoding protein of unknown function (Evidence 5 : No homology to any previously reported sequences), which translates into the protein MADESERKDSEPIPTNTEESEPPLLTKEEAIAEVKRWIERYKIDQNQVFVRIGEMVIRYGDLIPHLEQGTDEGQLLLRAISRGRVVRQQRVFPGGIDRVQG
- a CDS encoding conserved protein of unknown function (Evidence 4 : Homologs of previously reported genes of unknown function), whose product is MIQTRSSDPAEVIVDRQERSLIITWRDEHRSVYRFDDLRRDCPCASCSDARSKRLNSRELLVLSGPVLKPGEVQITSYRPVGWYALNFTWSDGHDTGIYTYESLRVNCPCEQCVGAEAAQ
- the folD gene encoding bifunctional: 5,10-methylene-tetrahydrofolate dehydrogenase; 5,10-methenyl-tetrahydrofolate cyclohydrolase (folD) (Evidence 2a : Function of homologous gene experimentally demonstrated in an other organism; Product type e : enzyme); translated protein: MSARLIDGKAIAAEIRREVRLDIAAMAAQTGVVPCLAAILVGNDPASATYVQNKARACKEVGITSVRIDLPADLPEAWLLQEITRLNSDPTVHAILVQLPLPAHISEKRVLETILPEKDVDGFHPANLGGLLVGKPLFVASTPLGILELLNRSNVGIEGKHAVIVGWSVVVGKPTAFLLLQHHATVTICHIKTRDLAAHTRQADILVVAAGKPGLVTGSMVKDGAVVIDVGVNRLTDGRVVGDVDFPEVAEKASLITPVPGGVGPMTVAMLLKNTVDACRRKWGESCG
- a CDS encoding conserved protein of unknown function (Evidence 4 : Homologs of previously reported genes of unknown function), whose amino-acid sequence is MAIGLDQLAIVLVVAVASVIVGYLLRKQVVESKVAEAETLAKRILTEAEKEAETKVRGAELEAKELAIQAKADLERETKSRRQEIDSAQRQLNQKEEVLERRLEQLERRDRELDSQARDLGNREQAAAEKETRCAQLMDDAQRQLERISGLTAEEARKILLQNLEQDARIESIALFKRLEDEARATADAKAKEILTIAVDKCASEFIMESTVSVVDLPNDEMKGRIIGREGRNIRAFERATGIDVIVDDTPEAVILSGFDPIRRAIAKESLQRLITDGRIHPARIEEIVEKVKGEIDDDIRKTGERTTFEVGISNLHPELVRLVGRLKYRTSYSQNQLQHTIEVAQLAGVMAAELGLDVRIAKRAGLLHDIGKSADVNMEGTHVSISAELAKKYGEHARVVNAIAAHHEDVEITCLEAVVLQIADTLSAARPGARRELLESYVKRLEGLEKIANSFAGVSKTYAVQAGREVRIIVESGEVSDVQAYQLARDIAKRIEEELQYPGHIKVTVIRETRAVEYAK
- a CDS encoding putative alcohol dehydrogenase (Evidence 3 : Function proposed based on presence of conserved amino acid motif, structural feature or limited homology) — its product is MNNASAPKQRSSDRMKAIRLLETGVVELTELPIPSVGPGELLLEMRACGLCGSDLGKIFGGTPLKPPVPLGHELVGVVKAVGEGMQRFALGDRLAIAHHVPCGRCRYCRHGNDSMCPQFKATNIDPGGFAEYVRIPALHVAQTAFALPERLPDDVGIFMEPLACALRAVKRSDVQAGDQIVVVGAGGMGLLVAQAVAVFGARPICVDIREERLELARTLDIETTLNVAGADPRSALRSVTEEDGIDGAILTAVNASMVEAALGALRAGGTINLFADAGEAGRMTIDLGIFYRRELSLTATYSSTPVELKEAIRLLASRRIRTAPLISHRFDLSRFAEGARLQREGQATKIVFYAHGAGAA
- a CDS encoding protein of unknown function (Evidence 5 : No homology to any previously reported sequences), encoding MLEDFSDRGRTMLAEKLEELEGRVRLAVTLATKLKGEKVVLERQVDELQAVVRAQAEQVGALEAARKKDQEQLVHMQEEREEIRLKVDRLLEEIARIETSVESGA
- a CDS encoding Metallo-phosphoesterase (Evidence 2a : Function of homologous gene experimentally demonstrated in an other organism; Product type e : enzyme); this encodes MRILFIGDIIGKPGREIVASVLPRLTEEQKIDLVIANGENLAGGFGVTGAMAQELFVLGVDLLTSGNHVWDKKEVEEYIAKEERLLRPANYPDPAPGRGSLVVDKGGCLVGVLNLQGRAFMPALDCPFRVGDREIGRLRRETTLIFVDFHGEATAEKQAFAWYVDGRVSAMIGSHTHVQTADERILPGGTALLTDVGMTGGHDSVIGMGIEAPIAKFLSGLPKQYRPATGAPRLCGVVVEIDERTGRSTSILRIQREP